A region from the uncultured Macellibacteroides sp. genome encodes:
- a CDS encoding TonB-dependent receptor: MMKEFYNFNLRKTAFVSAIVLLAPIGIAQANPTMAGAGASNERVFSSSPQQAKSAITGTVTDPSGEAIIGANVVEKGTTNGTITDLDGKFSLNVSPNATLVISYIGFTEQQIPVSNQSSFTIKLKEDSKNLEEVVVVAYGSQKKVNLTGSVTAVNMSELTDSRPITNISSGLAGMAAGVQVTSSSNRPGNDNSSILVRGQGTLNNSAPLVIIDGTEGNINSVNPQDIESLSVLKDAASAAIYGSRAANGVILITTKQGKKGALKMDYNGYVSFESIGKTMESVSNYANYMELVNEGYKNSNQPIPFKQETIDLWRTNEGGDQLAYPNTDWIDATFRTSVSTNHNVSMSGGSDKIRFYTAFGYMDDPGVMDNSGYEKFNLRANIEADVKPWLKLGTNLSGYVARTEPGTDNISDVFTYGSATTPGMVFRAPDGRYGAMNNLEDDAQSANNNPLSRLNSVTGDFRKRNTKARMFGTLTPVKGFSLTGSYSYEMVDEQQESKPVFIDLWNFQNNTITKVGTGRTSVTNKNIKQERNFMDVVARYENKFMDKLDLNVMGGASQEQYGWQWFSATKLDLVDPGLGVINGAVGDATASGTRVEWAMRSYFGRVNLGWDDKYLLEMNMRADGSSRFLPDQRWGYFPSVSAAWRIDQEGFMENLKSSWLDNLKLRVSYGSLGNNAVGGSDQNAGNYSALSTYSVTNYILNNALAMGVSQTAIANAALTWESTKIADIGVDFGFLNNRMSGTLDYFHKKTDGILIDLPAPAVHGNASIPKQNSAVVVNQGVELTLGWRDQIGDFSYSVNGNVTWLKNEVTRFKGDDYSLSGASMIKEGLPINAQYVLTVDRIVQTDDDVAYVQSLIDNAPIDELTGKQKNPFASYGKPEKGDLLYKDINADGIINDNDRTTIGRGPNPDFSYGLNMSAAYKGIDFSVLFQGVSGIKMLYSDGYFTPTVRLGYQLNKEITDGRWREGSTDAKYPRLLHYSNTRNTQASDLWIQDKSYIKIKNIQLGYTLPKSWLSRFDVERVRIYGSLENFFTFTDYKGMDPEVTNTTYPTMRQAVIGLNLSF; encoded by the coding sequence ATGATGAAAGAATTTTATAATTTTAATTTGAGAAAAACGGCGTTTGTAAGTGCTATAGTGCTTCTTGCTCCGATTGGAATAGCGCAAGCCAATCCCACAATGGCAGGAGCTGGAGCTTCCAATGAACGTGTTTTCAGCTCTTCCCCGCAACAGGCTAAATCGGCGATTACAGGTACGGTGACAGATCCTTCGGGCGAAGCTATTATCGGTGCAAATGTGGTAGAAAAAGGGACTACAAACGGTACGATTACCGATTTGGACGGGAAGTTCTCATTGAACGTATCGCCAAACGCAACCTTAGTAATTTCTTACATCGGTTTTACGGAGCAACAAATTCCGGTTTCCAATCAAAGCAGCTTCACTATTAAACTAAAAGAAGACTCAAAGAACCTTGAAGAGGTGGTGGTTGTAGCTTACGGTTCACAGAAAAAAGTAAATCTTACAGGATCGGTTACTGCTGTAAATATGAGCGAACTTACCGACAGTCGTCCTATTACAAACATTTCAAGTGGTCTTGCAGGTATGGCTGCCGGGGTGCAGGTTACCTCGTCAAGCAATCGTCCGGGAAATGACAATTCTTCTATTCTTGTTCGTGGACAGGGAACATTAAATAATTCGGCACCTTTGGTAATTATTGACGGAACTGAAGGTAATATCAACAGTGTTAATCCGCAGGATATAGAGAGCCTTTCTGTATTGAAAGACGCTGCATCTGCTGCAATTTATGGTTCCCGTGCTGCAAATGGTGTAATTCTTATCACAACAAAGCAAGGGAAAAAGGGTGCATTAAAGATGGATTACAACGGCTATGTTTCTTTCGAGTCCATTGGCAAAACGATGGAATCAGTTAGCAATTATGCCAATTACATGGAGCTGGTTAACGAAGGTTATAAAAACTCAAACCAGCCGATTCCTTTTAAACAGGAAACCATCGATTTATGGAGAACAAACGAAGGTGGCGATCAATTGGCTTATCCAAATACAGATTGGATTGATGCGACATTCAGAACTTCTGTGTCTACCAATCACAACGTTTCGATGAGTGGTGGTTCCGATAAAATTCGTTTTTATACTGCGTTCGGCTATATGGATGATCCGGGAGTAATGGATAATTCAGGATACGAAAAATTTAATTTACGTGCGAATATTGAGGCTGATGTTAAACCTTGGTTGAAATTAGGGACTAATCTAAGTGGTTACGTAGCAAGAACAGAACCTGGTACTGATAATATTTCAGATGTTTTCACCTATGGTAGCGCAACGACTCCGGGAATGGTATTCCGTGCGCCGGACGGACGTTACGGTGCAATGAATAATCTCGAAGACGATGCTCAATCTGCTAATAACAATCCGCTGTCAAGATTGAATTCTGTTACTGGCGATTTTAGAAAAAGGAATACAAAGGCTCGAATGTTCGGCACATTGACTCCGGTCAAAGGCTTTTCATTAACCGGTTCTTATTCGTACGAAATGGTCGACGAACAACAGGAGAGTAAACCAGTCTTTATAGATTTGTGGAACTTCCAAAATAATACAATAACAAAAGTAGGTACAGGCCGTACTTCTGTTACCAACAAAAACATCAAACAAGAAAGAAATTTCATGGATGTTGTAGCTCGTTATGAAAACAAATTCATGGACAAGTTAGACTTAAATGTGATGGGCGGCGCAAGCCAGGAACAATACGGATGGCAATGGTTCAGTGCAACCAAGCTTGACTTGGTGGATCCGGGACTGGGTGTAATAAATGGGGCGGTTGGTGATGCTACGGCTTCCGGAACCCGTGTTGAATGGGCAATGCGTTCTTACTTCGGACGTGTTAACCTGGGATGGGACGACAAATATTTACTGGAAATGAACATGCGCGCCGATGGTTCATCACGTTTCCTTCCGGACCAACGTTGGGGTTATTTCCCATCTGTATCTGCTGCATGGCGTATCGACCAGGAAGGATTTATGGAAAATCTAAAATCATCGTGGTTGGATAATTTGAAACTTCGCGTGTCTTATGGTTCACTTGGAAACAACGCCGTTGGTGGTAGCGATCAGAATGCAGGAAATTACAGCGCTCTTTCAACTTATTCAGTAACAAACTATATATTGAATAATGCCCTGGCAATGGGTGTATCGCAAACTGCCATTGCAAATGCGGCACTCACCTGGGAATCTACTAAGATAGCCGACATTGGCGTGGACTTTGGTTTTCTCAATAACCGAATGAGTGGAACACTTGATTACTTCCACAAGAAAACAGATGGTATTCTTATCGATCTTCCCGCTCCTGCAGTACACGGTAATGCATCCATTCCCAAACAAAACAGTGCTGTTGTTGTGAATCAGGGTGTTGAGTTAACTTTAGGTTGGAGAGATCAGATAGGGGACTTTTCTTACTCAGTAAATGGAAACGTTACCTGGTTGAAAAACGAAGTAACCCGCTTTAAAGGCGACGATTATTCTCTTTCCGGAGCTAGTATGATTAAAGAAGGTTTGCCAATTAATGCCCAATATGTACTGACAGTTGATCGAATTGTACAAACAGACGATGATGTAGCCTATGTTCAAAGTCTTATTGATAATGCTCCGATAGATGAATTGACTGGAAAACAAAAAAATCCTTTCGCATCTTACGGTAAACCAGAAAAAGGAGATTTGCTTTATAAAGATATAAATGCAGATGGAATTATAAATGATAATGACCGGACAACAATCGGTCGCGGACCAAATCCCGATTTTTCTTATGGTTTGAATATGTCTGCCGCCTATAAAGGCATTGACTTCTCTGTATTATTTCAGGGTGTAAGCGGCATCAAGATGTTATATAGCGACGGCTATTTTACACCGACTGTTCGTTTAGGTTATCAGCTTAATAAGGAAATAACAGATGGCAGATGGCGCGAAGGTTCTACAGATGCAAAGTACCCACGTTTACTTCATTACTCAAACACGCGTAATACACAAGCCAGTGATTTATGGATTCAGGATAAATCTTATATAAAGATTAAAAATATCCAATTAGGTTATACGCTTCCCAAAAGCTGGTTGAGCAGATTTGACGTTGAAAGAGTACGTATCTATGGAAGTTTGGAAAACTTCTTTACGTTCACCGACTATAAAGGAATGGATCCGGAAGTTACAAACACAACCTATCCAACCATGAGACAGGCTGTAATTGGTTTAAATTTATCATTTTAA
- a CDS encoding glycoside hydrolase family 2 TIM barrel-domain containing protein, translated as MRYPCLILLLFLTSTSGFATRKEILLNENWKFRFSHQFQPKSEHRIDLPHTWNAQDGLSGKQDYYRGMGNYEKDLFVGPEWKGKRLFLRFEGVNTVANVFVNDVHIGEHRGGYGAFVFEITNYVNYNKSNKIYVKVSNALTLDIMPLVGDFTMYGGIYRNVNLIVTDPVNISLTDYASPGVYLIQKEVSKKSACIKAKVMISNASDSSLPVEVQVKVWDGQKLIQEQSQKDLVPVGENQPVTVDFSLNNPHLWNGTKDPFMYRTEIQLLSDGKEMDKVVLPLGLRYYQIDAEKGFSLNGEYLKLQGVCRHQDRAERGNALFKEHHEEDAAIMAEMGANAVRLSHYPQASYFYDLMDSKGIIVWAEIPFIGPGGYQDRGFVDQPSFRSNGKEQLREMIRQHYNHPSICFWGLFNELKTFGDNPIEYVKELNAIAHEEDSTRLTTSASFLEDENEINRITDVIAWNKYFGWYGGAPSYMGKWADNVHKSFPRLKIGISEYGAGASIYHQQDSVKAGEASGWWHPENWQTYYHMENWKAIAERPYIWGSFVWNLFDFGAAHRTEGDRPGINDKGLVTFDRKVKKDAFYFYKANWNKEEKFIYIANRRYNNRINLKTSIMVFSSLPELELFVNGERSGKQTPNKYATFIWENVNLSEGKNIIEVRSATKKSTMADKVIITCK; from the coding sequence ATGAGATACCCCTGTTTAATCTTACTTCTATTTTTGACAAGTACATCCGGTTTTGCCACGCGAAAAGAGATCTTATTGAATGAGAATTGGAAATTTCGTTTCTCGCATCAATTCCAACCTAAGAGCGAACATCGCATTGATCTTCCTCATACATGGAACGCACAGGATGGTCTTTCAGGCAAACAGGATTATTACCGGGGTATGGGAAATTATGAAAAAGACCTGTTCGTCGGGCCGGAATGGAAAGGTAAACGTCTTTTTCTACGTTTCGAAGGAGTAAATACGGTTGCTAATGTGTTTGTAAACGATGTACACATAGGAGAACACCGCGGCGGATATGGCGCTTTTGTGTTCGAAATTACCAATTACGTGAACTATAACAAATCCAACAAGATTTATGTAAAGGTAAGCAATGCGCTGACCCTTGACATAATGCCGTTGGTAGGAGATTTTACTATGTATGGAGGCATATACAGGAATGTTAATCTTATTGTAACCGACCCGGTAAATATTTCTCTCACAGATTACGCTTCGCCAGGTGTTTATCTGATACAAAAAGAGGTAAGTAAGAAGTCGGCCTGCATCAAAGCAAAAGTAATGATATCAAACGCCTCAGATTCATCGCTACCGGTTGAAGTACAGGTCAAAGTCTGGGACGGACAAAAATTGATACAAGAACAATCACAGAAGGATCTCGTTCCTGTAGGTGAAAACCAACCGGTAACAGTCGACTTTTCATTAAACAACCCCCACCTATGGAATGGTACGAAGGATCCCTTTATGTATCGTACCGAAATTCAGTTGCTTTCTGATGGCAAGGAAATGGATAAGGTTGTTCTGCCATTAGGCTTACGTTATTACCAAATCGATGCAGAAAAAGGTTTTTCTCTTAATGGTGAATATCTAAAGTTACAAGGAGTTTGCCGGCATCAGGACAGAGCTGAGCGGGGAAATGCCCTATTCAAGGAACATCATGAAGAAGACGCCGCTATTATGGCAGAGATGGGAGCGAATGCCGTACGGTTGTCACATTATCCGCAAGCTTCTTATTTTTATGATTTAATGGACAGCAAAGGTATTATTGTTTGGGCGGAAATTCCTTTTATAGGTCCGGGAGGTTATCAGGACAGAGGGTTCGTAGACCAACCGTCTTTCCGTTCTAATGGCAAGGAACAGCTTCGGGAAATGATTCGTCAACATTATAATCATCCATCCATCTGTTTTTGGGGCTTGTTCAACGAATTAAAAACATTTGGAGATAATCCGATAGAATATGTAAAAGAACTAAATGCCATTGCACATGAAGAGGACTCTACGCGGCTCACTACATCGGCCTCCTTTCTGGAAGATGAAAACGAAATTAACAGGATTACGGATGTAATTGCATGGAACAAGTATTTTGGATGGTACGGAGGCGCTCCCTCTTATATGGGTAAATGGGCAGATAATGTTCATAAGTCATTTCCTCGGCTCAAGATTGGTATCAGCGAATACGGAGCAGGAGCAAGTATCTATCATCAACAGGATTCTGTCAAGGCTGGAGAGGCATCCGGTTGGTGGCATCCGGAAAACTGGCAGACCTATTATCATATGGAAAATTGGAAAGCCATTGCCGAACGACCTTATATTTGGGGTTCATTCGTTTGGAACTTGTTCGATTTCGGAGCAGCTCATCGCACCGAGGGAGATCGTCCGGGCATCAACGATAAAGGATTGGTAACTTTCGACCGCAAGGTAAAAAAAGATGCGTTCTACTTTTACAAGGCTAACTGGAACAAAGAAGAGAAGTTTATCTATATAGCAAACCGTCGTTACAACAATCGGATTAATCTTAAAACAAGTATAATGGTATTCTCCAGTCTTCCGGAACTGGAACTTTTTGTAAATGGTGAACGCTCAGGCAAACAAACTCCCAATAAGTATGCAACGTTCATTTGGGAAAATGTTAATTTAAGTGAAGGGAAGAATATAATAGAGGTACGCTCTGCAACTAAAAAATCGACAATGGCAGACAAGGTGATTATTACCTGCAAGTAA
- a CDS encoding RagB/SusD family nutrient uptake outer membrane protein, translated as MKRYKEILVSVASLLFLSGCYDLDRYPYDQVSSGTFWKTESQAKQAMMGVYSVMKSDNAFGTTFGLDCLSDLGIGYDDPGYVNVYLGTYTARTGQVVSRWQTLYDGVVRSNTVLQNIPNAEMSDATKTQFAGEAKFMRALYYFTLMNFFGGVPLYDESVVVDKDFNNMMEPRATLDATREFILKDLDASIAALPVKWDNSNYGRATKGAAYALKGKVLLYNKQYAEAATNFEEIVKDPSAQGYGYSLYASYEDLFKPAGDQSNEMIFAIQNSGGVGLDYGMPMTFYMGSRSSFGSCWNNVMASTDLADMYEYKDGKPFNWNEVVPGFNESADVKDKTFRATLSSDKKTVVAYPEAKETLLNMYKQRDPRMNTSLILPYTIYKGWVSNARKDCEFVVAVGTNESNGFIRNNKQWDSYLWRKFVAEYNMDGGINNRAHTPINFPLIRYADVLLMLAECYNETGKQTEAVALINQVRQRPSVNIAALNSGPAWLEARSKEQVFERIKKERAVELAGEGHRFNDLRRWGLLLSLSGKNEYGFTGKRYITRVVTERDYLWPIPATEIEKNSSLTQNPGWD; from the coding sequence ATGAAAAGATATAAAGAAATATTGGTATCAGTAGCATCTCTCCTATTCCTTAGCGGATGTTATGATTTAGACAGGTATCCATATGACCAGGTTAGTTCCGGTACTTTCTGGAAAACCGAGAGTCAGGCTAAACAGGCCATGATGGGTGTATACAGCGTAATGAAGAGTGATAATGCATTCGGTACTACATTTGGACTCGACTGCCTGTCTGACTTAGGAATTGGTTATGATGACCCAGGATATGTAAATGTCTATCTGGGTACTTATACTGCACGTACGGGCCAGGTGGTAAGCAGATGGCAAACCCTTTACGATGGAGTAGTACGATCTAACACTGTTTTGCAAAATATTCCCAATGCTGAAATGTCTGACGCAACTAAAACTCAATTTGCCGGAGAGGCCAAATTTATGCGTGCATTGTATTATTTCACATTGATGAATTTCTTCGGCGGTGTTCCTTTGTATGATGAAAGTGTAGTGGTTGACAAAGACTTTAACAATATGATGGAACCTCGTGCCACATTAGATGCCACCCGCGAATTTATATTGAAAGATCTGGATGCTTCCATCGCTGCTTTACCAGTTAAATGGGATAATTCAAATTACGGAAGAGCTACCAAAGGTGCAGCGTATGCATTGAAAGGAAAAGTATTGCTTTATAACAAGCAATACGCGGAAGCTGCTACAAACTTCGAAGAGATTGTAAAAGATCCTTCCGCTCAGGGATACGGATACTCATTGTATGCAAGCTATGAAGATTTGTTCAAGCCTGCAGGAGATCAAAGCAATGAAATGATCTTTGCCATTCAGAATTCAGGTGGTGTTGGCTTGGACTATGGTATGCCAATGACATTTTATATGGGTTCTCGTTCATCTTTCGGAAGTTGCTGGAACAATGTGATGGCCTCTACCGATTTAGCAGACATGTATGAATATAAAGATGGAAAGCCTTTCAACTGGAACGAAGTGGTTCCAGGTTTTAATGAAAGTGCCGACGTGAAAGATAAAACTTTCCGCGCTACTTTGTCGAGCGATAAGAAAACAGTTGTTGCTTATCCTGAAGCAAAAGAGACCTTGCTAAATATGTACAAACAGAGAGATCCACGTATGAACACGTCTTTAATTTTGCCTTATACAATTTATAAAGGCTGGGTATCCAATGCCCGCAAGGATTGCGAATTTGTTGTTGCCGTAGGAACAAACGAATCAAATGGTTTTATCCGTAACAATAAACAATGGGATTCTTATCTTTGGCGTAAGTTTGTGGCCGAATACAACATGGATGGAGGTATAAACAACCGTGCCCATACACCGATTAACTTCCCTCTGATTCGTTATGCGGATGTACTGCTTATGTTGGCCGAATGTTACAATGAAACAGGAAAACAAACAGAAGCCGTGGCACTTATCAATCAGGTTCGTCAGCGTCCGTCTGTAAATATTGCCGCTTTAAACAGTGGTCCGGCTTGGTTGGAAGCGAGATCGAAAGAACAGGTTTTCGAGCGCATTAAAAAGGAACGTGCTGTTGAGCTTGCCGGCGAAGGGCATCGCTTCAACGATCTTCGCAGATGGGGATTGTTGTTGAGTCTTTCAGGAAAAAATGAATATGGATTTACGGGAAAACGTTATATTACCCGCGTAGTGACCGAAAGAGATTATTTGTGGCCTATACCAGCTACAGAAATTGAAAAGAACTCTTCTTTAACTCAAAATCCAGGTTGGGATTAA
- the amrB gene encoding AmmeMemoRadiSam system protein B has translation MSDNEITINRHPAVAGQFYPANPDVLQKELSTLFAEASPKQYEHVRAIISPHAGYAFSGKIAASAFNQIDNSVEWKRVFLIASSHQSRFEGASVYCDGDFIMPYGKEVVDTELGKTLVELYPELFSDDRSPHLNEHSVEVQLPFLHYVLKGKYKIVPIILGTSKPPVCKRIALALKPYLNEDNLFIISSDFSHYPSYENAQSVDLATKQAIVSNKPDQLLSVLTENTRKHIPNLATSLCGWTSVLTLLYMTESEDQFVYQGINYSNSGDVRNYGERDQVVGYWSIVLMEKKEETKEFNLTDMEKKLLLQEARKSVEKLFRKVEQPLLNIQDCSAKLKTKCGAFVSIHNQGKLRGCFGHMEEDKPLIQNVHEMAVWAAKRDSRFVPVFEEELEDIDIEISVLSPLRKIKDIAEIKLGVHGIFIEKGFYRGVFLPQVATETGWDMENYLGHCARDKAGIGWDGWKNADIYIFTATVFGEKE, from the coding sequence ATGAGTGACAATGAAATTACGATCAATCGGCATCCTGCGGTGGCAGGACAATTCTATCCTGCAAATCCCGATGTGTTGCAGAAAGAACTATCTACGCTATTTGCTGAGGCTTCACCTAAGCAATATGAACATGTAAGGGCTATTATCAGTCCGCATGCCGGATATGCTTTTTCCGGGAAAATAGCGGCTTCGGCATTCAATCAGATTGATAACAGCGTGGAATGGAAACGCGTTTTTCTGATTGCCTCTTCGCATCAATCCCGCTTCGAAGGAGCCTCTGTTTATTGCGACGGCGATTTTATAATGCCTTACGGGAAAGAGGTCGTGGATACCGAATTAGGTAAAACGTTGGTGGAGCTTTATCCTGAGTTATTCTCGGACGACAGATCGCCTCATCTGAATGAACACAGCGTTGAAGTACAACTTCCTTTTTTGCATTATGTGCTGAAAGGAAAGTACAAGATCGTTCCCATCATTCTGGGAACTTCAAAGCCGCCTGTATGCAAACGGATTGCGCTGGCCTTGAAACCTTATCTGAACGAAGACAATTTATTTATAATCAGTTCCGACTTTTCGCATTACCCATCTTACGAAAATGCCCAATCGGTCGATCTGGCAACTAAACAGGCTATAGTATCCAACAAGCCAGACCAACTGTTGTCTGTTTTGACAGAAAATACACGCAAGCACATTCCCAATCTGGCTACCAGTCTGTGTGGCTGGACTTCGGTGCTTACGCTCCTTTATATGACCGAAAGTGAGGATCAATTTGTTTATCAGGGAATCAATTACAGCAATTCGGGCGATGTACGGAATTATGGAGAGCGTGATCAGGTGGTGGGTTACTGGTCAATTGTATTGATGGAAAAAAAAGAAGAAACAAAGGAGTTCAATCTAACAGACATGGAGAAAAAGCTGTTACTTCAAGAGGCGAGAAAGTCAGTCGAAAAACTGTTCAGGAAAGTTGAGCAGCCTCTCTTAAATATCCAGGATTGTTCTGCCAAACTTAAAACAAAATGCGGGGCATTTGTTAGCATACACAACCAAGGCAAGCTGCGCGGATGCTTTGGCCACATGGAAGAAGACAAGCCCTTGATCCAGAATGTACATGAAATGGCAGTCTGGGCAGCCAAACGCGATAGCCGGTTCGTCCCTGTTTTCGAAGAGGAACTGGAGGATATTGACATCGAAATATCGGTGCTGTCTCCTCTGCGAAAGATTAAGGACATCGCTGAAATCAAGTTAGGTGTGCATGGAATTTTTATCGAGAAAGGATTTTACAGAGGGGTTTTCTTGCCCCAGGTAGCAACAGAAACTGGCTGGGATATGGAAAACTATCTCGGACATTGCGCCCGGGATAAAGCCGGCATAGGATGGGATGGCTGGAAGAATGCAGACATATATATCTTTACCGCTACTGTTTTTGGAGAGAAAGAGTAA
- the amrS gene encoding AmmeMemoRadiSam system radical SAM enzyme: MDLGKWHKLSAYQEKAEGGSVRCHICPHNCLIREGAVGICKTRINNGGILYSIAYGNPCSVSIDPIEKKPLFHFFPGERIYSLAVAGCNFRCLNCQNWHISQISPRELDHLDLMPPELVQQAIAHRTKLIAFTYTEPTIFYEYVYDTAQLAHEKGLKTVFISNGYINRQPLLDLCPYLDAANIDLKCFDDAIYRKLTGGHLQPVLDTLKTLKENNVWLEITNLLVPTYSDNTKMIETMCDWLVENGFSETPLHFSRFFPNFKLRDLSPTPESLLIQAKEIAEKSGLKFVYVGNIPDMHSENTRCPHCDRMVIERFGYTVIKFKLERGICEFCGKPVAGVWQ; the protein is encoded by the coding sequence ATGGACCTGGGGAAATGGCATAAACTTTCTGCTTATCAGGAGAAAGCAGAGGGCGGCAGTGTGAGATGCCACATCTGCCCTCATAATTGTTTGATACGTGAAGGAGCAGTGGGAATCTGCAAAACAAGGATAAACAACGGGGGTATTCTTTATTCCATCGCTTATGGCAATCCGTGCTCGGTAAGTATCGATCCGATCGAAAAGAAACCACTGTTTCACTTTTTCCCCGGCGAAAGAATCTATTCATTGGCTGTTGCCGGCTGTAATTTCCGATGCCTCAACTGCCAGAACTGGCATATCTCTCAAATTTCGCCAAGAGAACTGGATCATTTGGATCTGATGCCGCCTGAGTTGGTACAACAAGCCATTGCACACCGCACGAAGTTGATTGCATTTACCTACACCGAACCAACTATCTTCTACGAGTATGTATATGATACAGCCCAATTAGCACACGAGAAAGGATTGAAAACGGTTTTTATCTCCAATGGTTACATCAATCGGCAACCTTTGCTCGACCTTTGTCCTTATTTGGATGCCGCCAATATTGACTTGAAATGTTTTGATGATGCCATTTACCGTAAACTAACCGGCGGGCATCTGCAGCCTGTGCTTGATACGCTGAAAACCCTTAAAGAGAACAACGTTTGGCTGGAAATAACCAACCTGCTTGTGCCGACTTATTCTGATAACACAAAAATGATTGAAACCATGTGTGACTGGCTTGTCGAGAATGGCTTCTCGGAGACTCCGCTGCACTTCAGCCGTTTTTTTCCAAACTTCAAGCTTAGGGATTTGTCACCCACACCGGAATCGTTACTTATTCAAGCAAAAGAAATAGCAGAGAAATCCGGGCTGAAGTTTGTATACGTAGGCAACATCCCGGACATGCACAGTGAAAACACGCGCTGCCCTCACTGCGATCGCATGGTTATAGAGCGTTTTGGTTATACGGTGATTAAATTCAAATTAGAGAGGGGAATATGTGAATTCTGCGGAAAACCTGTAGCCGGTGTATGGCAATAA